The sequence below is a genomic window from Ipomoea triloba cultivar NCNSP0323 chromosome 2, ASM357664v1.
cataataaaacATTGGGGCATAGGAATAGATGGACCTAAAAGGGGTGGTACATCAACTACAAGTTTGAGGTTAAAATATCACTTATTGCTCATAATATGTATATTCCTCTAAGGGCTTCTCCAGAGAAAgagaaaatagttttttttcccctttaGATGGCCAATCATGGTATTAAACTCTATTTATGTTTGATGATTTGTGTGATATGAATTTCTTGTCCATATTGTAGGTTGCTGAGAGCTGAACACCTTCTTATCACCTTCTtatgtttgaaattttaatatcaaaTAGAAGGGCTAAAGATGGCAATGAGAAAACCCTTGAAAAGTATATTTGGCAGTGCATCTGTTTTCATAGAGATATTACTCAgtgccttttctttttgtttaaggAGTATCActtttctttcatttcatttttttttgtataatcaGAAAACAAATGCTCCTTGTTAAGTGAAAGCTTTAGCTCTTATATCCATGATTAGTACTAGTGATGGTACAAGCATTATTAAATGTAACATTGACCCTCACAAGATCCTTTCAAAGGAAGGATATTGCAAAATTTGGAGTCATGGTGTTTATTTTTGCAGTAATATTCTCACTTTAGCTGGTCACTGTTATATCTTTCTTGACAGAGGATGGTTACTTAGTTCTCACATTAGATTCAGTAGACCTGAAAAATTATTCTTGACTAGTTTACTTTATCACCAAGTTGGTTGATCTTATTCTTACATGGGTCAATGTGGTTAGCTGAATTGCTAGATACTTGATTCATTCTGAAGCTTAAATTAAGGTACTTGGCTCTTACCAATGCTTAATATAAATCTCACTGGAACCGGCAGTAAAGTTAGAAAAacctattataattaaaattaaaggatAAGTGAAGAGCTAAGTTGAATGACTGCATTTGATTGCTCAACATGCAACAAATTATAATCTTAGTCATACTTGATTTTGGTGAGCATTCCCCAATGTAAAATTGCCTTCAATGAACTTTGGTAGCTAAGATTTAAATTGGTGTAATGAATATACCCATGCTGCAGATTTGTAAGTTGCTTTATATTTGTCAAGTGTTTACCCATTGTGATAAATGAAGCaaacatttttacttttaatgttCACTTTCTTGGCAAATTTTTGGTTCCTTTGACTTTCTTTCATCCATGAATTGTTCCTTGGACGAAATTATCTTGATTGCTTTTTTTATCCTACTAGTTAGATGCTCCTTTATATGCTAGTTATTACTCGGAGAATTTGCATTTCATTTGGGATGGTTTCTTTTTTCTGTGAATCATCTTCTCTTAGAAGTTGGGGCAGTTTCTTTTTGCAGGGATTGAAATTGACGATGATGAACTCGCAAGATTTGTTGAGCATGTTGACAAGGATAATGATGGCGTTATAACTTTTGAAGAATGGAgggattttcttcttctctatCCGCATGAGGCtaccattgaaaatatttaCCGGTACTTGGAAAGGGTCTGTCTTGTAGATATTGGTGAACAAGCAGTGATTCCTGAAGGCATCAGCAAGCATGTTCATGCATCTAAATATTTGATTGCAGGAGGGGTTGCTGGAGCTGCTTCTCGTACAGCAACTGCACCCCTTGATCGCCTTAAAGTGGTTTTACAAGTTCAGACTACACGTGCTTCCATCATGCCAGCAGTGAAAAGCATATGGAAAGAGGGTGGAATTTTGGGATTTTTTCGGGGCAAtggaataaatattttgaaGGTTGCACCTGAGAGTGCCATTAAATTTTACACGTACGAAATGTTAAAGAATGCTATTGGACATGCCAAGGGACGGGATCAGAGTGATATAGGAACTTCAGGACGACTTATTGCTGGTGGATTGGCAGGTGCAGTAGCACAAACTGCTATATATCCAATGGACCTTGTGAAAACAAGGTTACAAACATATGCTTGTGAAGGTGGGAAGGTCCCACACTTGGGAAAATTGTCAATAGATATATGGCTTCGGGAGGGACCCCGGGCATTTTACAGAGGACTTGTACCCTCTATTCTTGGGATTATCCCTTACGCAGGCATTGACTTAGCTGCCTATGAGGCGTTGAAGAATTTTTCAAAGACATATATTCTCCATGATAGTGGTGAGGCTTCTAGTTTCTTCCTTATTTTGACCATATGTTTTATCTCTTCATCCAGTACAATATATTCTGAAGATTGCTCATTTAGCTACTTGGGTTTCAATGCAGAACCTGGTCCTCTTGTGCAACTGGGCTCTGGGACAATTTCAGGAGCTCTTGGAGCAACATGCGTTTATCCATTGCAAGTTATTAGAACTAGGTAAATCTGCAACTTGATTGGTCTTTGCCACATTTCATCCTGTGGTTTGAACAAGTTGTCATTGATTAAGTGTAACATTTCTTTGATTAATGCCTACTTGTTTCGTTGTTCCTCAGAATGCAAGCTCAACCTATGCATACAAATACTGCTTACAAAGGAATGTTCGATGTATTCCTCAGAACATTTCGACATGAAGGATTAAGGGGCTTCTACAAGGGGCTGTTCCCAAATCTTCTTAAGGTTGTACCAGCAGCAAGCATTACATATCTGGTTTATGAAAGCATGAAAAAGAGTTTAGATCTTGAGTGAGTAGCTGATACAAGGTTCTACAGGCAgcacaatttttattaaatgaGGTAATTGGTGATGATGACGAATAAAATTCTTAATCAAATTGGAGATTGGTGATGTCTTTATTGAAATTTGAAGCCAAACACTTAATTTTTAATCTGTTTGGATAGATTGAGAGATTGGATGAATCACTATGTTCATCACATTGACTGACTAGTGTCTATGGCTGTGACTAGTATAGTACTAGTTCGTATGCAAAAGAGATGTGTTTCGAGTAATAGGGATATCCTTGTACAATTTTGCCTAGTTGTATGCAAAACGAAAATGTCAAAGTTGGGGAACCTTAAGATTTTTGttacattaataataaatatgcagACAAGTTGAAGCTCTGCCACTCTTATCATCTGTTGCATACCAGTGACATAGATTCATTGATGTTCTGTGATTACTTATTACTAGAGCTTGAAGGGGAGGGTGTGTTTCTGCAGATTTGCTGCCATGCTGGATTTCCCAAGGGAAGCTCAATTGTGGTGGATACACAACACATGATCAATTTAGCAGGTGAGTCAGACATAACAATAAAAGACCACTTTGCCCCTTTCAATTCAGGATAAAATCAGATTTAATCTTTTCTGGTCACATTTGCCCGCcggaccaaaattgagaaaaaatgcatagtcaaagtacgcaattaacatttttgaaagtcgcggatagcaattaacacaACGAtaatagtcagtggaccaaaatagTAATTTTCTCTATAGCCAAATCATTATTactaagggcatattggtctttatattcataattccttaccattccaaatccaaccaaacaatgaaattcatattctcaataatttcttttccacaaACCAAACAGTGGAAGATGTTTTCCTGATAATTTGTttttcatggaatttgaattacatttccttcaaatattttccagcgaaccaaacgggctgtaatggtacaattatacattactttacaaatattgtattatCAATAAACcagttgaaataaaaaaaataataaaagaaaaatatgaagagacaaaaatatccttgctaaaattaagaaaagtcatgagaaatgactaaaaatgtctaaaaaaaaaaaattgtctaggATGTTAAATTGCAAAAACAATAGTctgagactaaatttggaattgccaccaaagacaaggggcctctggtggaattaactatattatttttttatcaaacaaaattgttcttacatcATTAAAGTTCCATATCTATAAGTGAGTGGGTTCCAATTCATGACATCCAATTGTTATAAACTGTATTAGGATGTATTTCAAGTATAGGAGGGAGAATTTTTTAGGGCACAAAGcatacacacacagacacacacactaGCAGGGTATGCGCGATGCGCGTAGCGAAAGGCCCAATGTTGATTCTTTTATAAGAGTTTTGATTTAGCATGATAGTAATAAAATATTGGCATGAACTTATGATATTGTTTGGTTGTTGTTTTGAACATGAATTGTTGGTCGTAGAAATGGGCCGGATGAAGGTAGGGTTTGTTTTGTTCCGGATTGCCATAAGCCACGAGGTGGTTTCTTTTTCTCTGTCAGTACGGTAGAAATGAGGATATGCTTCCTTTCAGCCCTAAAGAAGGCACAATTGACCTTTTGTCGATCTCTAAAATGGAAGTTAGTGGGTTCCTCTCATTCGCAAGAATCAGTATTATTACAGTATACGAATGGTCAAAATAAGATTAGTATTTGGAGAATATATTTTCAGAAGGAAACGAAGCGAAATGTAAGTTAATATGTTAAAATgatatagatataaatataattcgAAATGTATAagatacaaatataaatatggcACCC
It includes:
- the LOC116011053 gene encoding calcium-dependent mitochondrial ATP-magnesium/phosphate carrier protein 2-like — its product is MSGAGEAVGHVNFPAMTAKDRSGCCNPVKKPGPVSMDHVLAALQETKEERDIRIRSLFSFFDSDNAGYLDYAQIEKGLSSMQIQADYKFAKELLRVVDANKDGRVDYQEFRKYMDDKELELYRIFQAIDVEHSGGILPEELWDALVKAGIEIDDDELARFVEHVDKDNDGVITFEEWRDFLLLYPHEATIENIYRYLERVCLVDIGEQAVIPEGISKHVHASKYLIAGGVAGAASRTATAPLDRLKVVLQVQTTRASIMPAVKSIWKEGGILGFFRGNGINILKVAPESAIKFYTYEMLKNAIGHAKGRDQSDIGTSGRLIAGGLAGAVAQTAIYPMDLVKTRLQTYACEGGKVPHLGKLSIDIWLREGPRAFYRGLVPSILGIIPYAGIDLAAYEALKNFSKTYILHDSEPGPLVQLGSGTISGALGATCVYPLQVIRTRMQAQPMHTNTAYKGMFDVFLRTFRHEGLRGFYKGLFPNLLKVVPAASITYLVYESMKKSLDLE